CCCCAAACACctcaaatcccaaaacccccaaaccccaagaaccccaaatcccaaattccaaaaaccccaaatcccaattccTAAATCCCAAAACGCCAAATcctaaaccccaaaacccccaaaccccaaatcccaaaccccaaatcccaaaccccaaatcccaaaccccaaatcccaaaccccaaatcccaaaccccaaatcccaaaccccaaaccccaaatcccaaaccccaaatcccaaaccccaaatcctaaatcccaaatccctcccattgaccctgagcagccagggctgatcCTCAGCCCggaattccccatttcccatttcccaaaccccaaatcccaaacccccaaaaacctcaaatcctaaatcccaaaaccccaaaccccaaaccccaaatccctcccgttgaccctgagcagccagggctgatcCTCAGCCCGGAATTCCTGAAGGACgatccccaatttccccaaaccccaaaccccatttccccttccccaaaaccccaaaccccacaccccaaaaccccaaaaatcccaaaccccaactcCCAATCCCACCTCCTGCCCCCTTTCCCGTTGAccctgagcagccagggctgatcCTCGGCCTGGAATTCCCGCAGGACgatccccaatttccccaaaccccatttcccatttcccaaaccccaaaccccacaccccaaaaccccaaaccccccaaaaccccaaaccccacaccccaaaaccccaaatcccaaaaaccccaaaccccaaccccaatcccaccTCCTGCCCCCTTTCCCGTTGAccctgagcagccagggctgatcCTCAGCCCGGAATTCCCGAAGGACgatcccccaatttccccatttcccaaaccctgctcctttccaccccaaaaccccaaaccccaaaccccacaccccaaaaacccaaaccccaaaccccaaactcccaaTCCCACCTCCTGCCCCCTTTCCCGTTGAccctgagcagccagggctgatcCTCGGCCCGGAATTCCCGCAGCACGATCCCGTATTTTTTCCTCCGCGCTTCCTCGCGCAGCCGCCGGTGGAATTCGCTCCCCGCGCCCGACTCGGGCAGCTCCTCCTCGGCGTAGATGCGCTTGTTGCTCATGTCCCGCTCCATCCGAGCCTGGAAGGGGGCAGGGATCCTAAATCCCTGAGGTCCCAAAccccctgatcccaaatcccaaaggtCCCAAACACCCCAGACCCGAATCCCAAAGATCCCGAATCCCCCAGACCCGAATCCGGATCCAAAGGGATCCAAGCggccccaaatcctgcctggaTCCCGGTCCAGGTCTTGATCCTAAATACCAGAGGCCCTAAATCCCCTGATCCTAAATCCCAAAGGTTCCAAATCCCCTTATCCCAAATCCGAAATGTTCCAAATCCCCCAGACCCGAATTCCAaagatcccaaaccccctggTCCCAAATCTGGATCCCAAAAGATCCTCCCAGTCCTAAACCCCGCTCGGCGTCGATGCGCTTGTTGCTCATGTCCCGCTCCATCCGAGCCTGGAAGGGGGCAGGGATCCTAAATCCCAGAGGTTCTAAAtcccctgatcccaaatcccaaagatcccaaaccccctgatcccaaatcccaaaggtCCCAAAtcccctgatcccaaatcccaaaggtcccaaaccccccagaccCGAATCCGGTTGTCAATGGATCCAAGCGGCCCCAAATCCTGACTGGATTCCGGTCCAGGTCCTGATCCTAAATCCCTGAGGTCCCAAACCCCTGATCCTAAATCCCAGAGCTCCCAAACCCCTGATCCTAAATCCCTGAGGTCCTAAATCCCCCAGACCCGAATTCCAaagatcccaaaccccctggTCCCAAATCTGGATCCCAAAAGATCCTCCCAGCCCTAAACCCCACTCGGCGTCGATGCGCTTGTTGCTCATGTCCTGCTCCATCTGAGCCTGGAAGGGGGCAGGGATCCTAAATCCCTGAGGTCCTAAATCCCctaatcccaaatcccaaagatcccaaaccCCCTAATCCtaaatcccaaagatcccaaaccccccagacccaaatccGGTTATCAACGGATCCAAGCGGCTCCAAATCCTGCCTGGATCCCGGCCTAGGTCCTGATCCTAAATCCCTGAGGTCCCAAACCCCTGATCCTAAATCCCTGAGGTCCCAAACCCCCTGATCCTAAATCCCTGAGGTCCTAAATCCCCCAGACCCgaatcccaaagatcccaaagcCCCTGGCCCCAAATCTGGATCCCAAAAGATCCCCCCAGTCCTAAACCCCGCTCGGCGTCGATGCGCTTGTTGCTCATGTCCCGCTCCATCCGAGCCTGGAAGGGGGCAGGGATCCTAAATCCCAGAGGCCCTAAAtcccctgatcccaaatcccaaaggtGCCAAACCCCctaatcccaaatcccaaagatcccgaatcccagagatcccaaaccccccagacccaaatccaGATCCAAACGGCTCCAAATCCTGACTGGATCCCGGTCCAGGCCCTGATTCTAAATCCCAGAGCTCCCAAACCCCTGATCCTAAATCCCTGAGgtcctaaatccccaaatcccaaaggtCCCAAACCCCGCAGACCCGAATCCCAAAGATCCCGAATCCCagagatcccaaaccccccagacccaaatccaGATCCAAGCGGCTCCAAATCCTGCCTGGATCCTGGTCCAGGTCCTGATCCTAAATCCCAGAGGCCCTAAATCCCCTGATCCTAAATCCCAAAGATCCTAAATCCCctaatcccaaatcccaaagatcccaaatcccagatcccaaatcccaaagatcccGAATCCCCCAGTCCCAAATCCAGATCCAAATGGATCCAAGCGGCCCCAAATCCCGACTGGATTTGGACTGGGATTGATCCAGGTCCTGATCCTAAATCCCAGAGCTCCCAAACCCCTGATCCTAAATCCCTGAGGTCCTAAATCCCCCAGACCCgaatcccaaagatcccaaagcCCCTGGCCCCAAATCTGGATCCCAAAAGATCCCCCCAGCCCTAAACCCCGCTCGGCGTAGATGCGCTTGTTGCTCATGTCCCGCTCCATCCGAGCCTGGAAAGGGGCAGGGATCCTAAATCCCTGAGGTCCCAAACCCCCTGATCCAAATCCCAAAGGtcccaaacccccagacccgaatcccaaagatcccaaatcccaaagatcccaaaccccccagacccaaatccGGTTATCAACGGATCCAAGCGGCCCCACATCCTGACTGGATCCCGGTCCAGGTCTTGATCCTAAATCCCTGAGGTCCTAAATCCCCCAATCCtaaatcccaaagatcccaaaccCCCTAATCCCgaatcccaaagatcccaatCCCCTGATCCTGAATCCCAAAGATCCCGAATcccccagacccaaatctgGGTCCAAACGGATCCAAGCggccccaaatcctgcctggaTCCCGGCCTAGGTCCTGATCCTAAATCCCAGAGGTCCTAAATCCCCTAATCCTAAATCCCAAAGATCCTAAACCCCTTGATCCCGAATCCCAGAGATCCCAAACTCCCTGATCCTAAATCCCCAAGGTCCCAAATCCTCCTGATCCTAAATCCCCTgggctcacctgtgcccaggtgctcagggatttggggctgttcccaaaccccctgggctcacctgtgcccaggtgctcggggatttggggctgttcctAAACCCTTTgggctcacctgtgcccaggtgctcggggatttggggctgttcctAAATCCCTTgggctcacctgtgcccaggtgctcggggatttggggctgttcctAAACCCTTTgggctcacctgtgcccagatgctcggggatttggggctgttcctAAATCCCTTgggctcacctgtgcccaggtgctcggggatttggggctgttcctAAATCCCCTgggctcacctgtgcccaggtgttccCAATGTGCTCCTAAATCCCTTgggctcacctgtgcccaggtgctcggggatttggggctgttcccaaaccccctgggctcacctgtgcccaggtgctcaGGCTCACTCTGTCGGCGCTGTTGAAGGCCATGATGTTGTAGCGCTTTGGGGTGTTCCTGTGGAGGGGGTGggggtaaaaaaccccaaaacctcagaccccaaatcccccccaggaccccaaatcccaaatccaggaccccaatccccccattcccaccccaaacctccccaggaccccaaatccccccattcccaccccaaatccaggaccctaaatccccccattcccaccccaaattctggaccccaaatcccaaatcctgaaccccaattcccccccaggaccccaaatcccaa
The window above is part of the Haemorhous mexicanus isolate bHaeMex1 unplaced genomic scaffold, bHaeMex1.pri scaffold_255_ctg1, whole genome shotgun sequence genome. Proteins encoded here:
- the GTF2F1 gene encoding general transcription factor IIF subunit 1; this translates as MAALGSSSQVVSEYVVRVPRNTPKRYNIMAFNSADRVSLSTWAQARMERDMSNKRIYAEEELPESGAGSEFHRRLREEARRKKYGIVLREFRAEDQPWLLRVNGKGGR